One window of the Salvia miltiorrhiza cultivar Shanhuang (shh) chromosome 6, IMPLAD_Smil_shh, whole genome shotgun sequence genome contains the following:
- the LOC130989725 gene encoding uncharacterized protein LOC130989725, whose translation MPPKRGRPAKNNNNRRNRNAVPEEPQDARGHNPSPPPPTRRVEELFLRQNPPTFDGTSEPAEAEIWVRAMERIFNFLRCTDEERLSCVSFQLTGSADFWWEARRKILTPEQWASYTWEDFKTGLYDKYIPKSYRKKKEAEFYELKQGNKSVVEYDKEFCNLSRFAPQQVDTDEKMAEKFCAGLRYEIKMALASHGGLSYTESLNRALDIEAAMPSDKSAPPLISMPNDPPVASHTLKGKRKWDNNEDNINQTSKKVWQEKERAEQFIQPRYEARTNLESTGGSQSQRGISPCPNCGKMHRGICRAGTNGCYNCGQKGHYSTQCPNRQRGSVIGNTRTPLPAIRGHLRNQSQSHQ comes from the coding sequence atgccgcctaagagaggacgccctgcgaaaaacaataacaatcgcagaaaccgtaacgctgtacccgaagaaccacaagatgctcgaggacataacccatcccctccgcctccgactaggagagtcgaagaactctttttaaggcaaaatccacctacgtttgacggaacgagtgaaccggctgaagctgagatttgggtgcgtgcaatggaacgcattttcaactttctacgttgtactgatgaggagcgcctatcttgcgtctctttccaactaacaggatcagctgacttctggtgggaagcacgtcgaaaaattctgacacctgaacaatgggcaagttatacttgggaagattttaagacgggattatatgataaatatattccgaaaagctataggaagaagaaagaagctgagttctacgagttgaagcaaggaaataaatctgtggttgaatacgacaaggaattctgcaacctgtcgaggtttgctccacaacaagtggacacagatgagaagatggcagaaaaattttgtgccggtctacggtacgaaattaagatggctctagcaagccacggaggactctcatacacggagtctctgaacagggcacttgacattgaagctgcaatgccgtcagACAAGTCTGCCCCACCATTGATCTCAATGCCAAATGATCCACCAGTagcctcacatactctcaaagggaagcgcaagtgggacaacaacgaagacaatatcaatcagactagtaagaaagtgtggcaagaaaaggaacgggccgaacaatttattcaaccaaggtacGAGGCACGAACTAACCTCGAGTCAACTGGGGGTAGCCAAAGTCAGagaggaatttcaccttgcccaaattgtggtaagatgcataggggtatctgtcgagctggaactaacggttgttacaattgtggccaaaaaggtcactactccacgcaatgccccaacagacaaCGAGGTTCAGTAATTGGGAACACCCGCacccccttgccagcaatacgtggacacttgcgaaatcagtctcaatcacatcagtga
- the LOC130989724 gene encoding laccase-14-like: MFSTRKVFVMCFFGIIMAPVVHALVHKFEVRRTSHTRLCTNKTLLTVNGQFPGPTIYARRGEVVVVDVINRSHQNITIHWHGVKMRRYPWTDGVNYVTQCPISPGKRFRQQIVLSNEEGTLFWHAHSDWSRATVYGAIVILPPKTHTYPFPKPHAQVPILLGEWWNDDVEQVYKNFLAEGRDPKVSDAFVMNGQPGDLYPCSKQDTFKLSVEAGKTYLIRMVNAMMDYIMYFKIHNHNITVVGMDGTYTKPLNTDHVAIAPGQTMDFLLEANQPPSRYYMAGVVHASGADYVPTTGILDYLGNYTPPSSSPVLPSFPDFSGSWASTHFSKRLRSLANDNYRIQVPKNITRSLFFVLSINLWPCLTNSCVQSERLLASINNVSMLMPQTGNILEAYYKGVRGVFTPDFPAQPARVFDFTHGDFPQSESHPRFGTAVYVLEYNAEVEIVLQGTNLGEGIDHPIHLHGYTVYVVGTGFGNFDPTRDPENYNLVDPPLMDTFAVPRNGWAVIRFKANNPGVWYMHCHFERHLSWGMKMVFIVKDGEGPNEKMLPPPPDMPPCDEPPPQALVFRI; this comes from the exons ATGTTTTCGACTAGGAAGGTTTTCGTCATGTGCTTCTTTGGTATTATTATGGCTCCAGTAGTCCATGCTTTAGTTCATAAGTTTGAA GTGAGAAGAACTTCACACACCAGACTATGCACCAACAAAACCCTGCTAACGGTAAACGGCCAATTCCCGGGGCCAACTATATATGCTAGAAGGGGAGAAGTGGTGGTAGTCGATGTTATCAATCGCTCCCATCAAAATATTACTATCCACTG GCATGGAGTAAAAATGCGGAGATATCCATGGACAGATGGAGTCAACTACGTGACACAGTGTCCTATTAGTCCCGGCAAGAGGTTTAGACAACAGATTGTGCTGTCTAACGAAGAGGGCACTTTGTTTTGGCACGCACACAGCGATTGGTCTCGAGCTACTGTGTATGGCGCCATAGTCATTCTACCGCCGAAAACACACACTTATCCTTTCCCTAAGCCTCATGCTCAAGTTCCAATCTTactag GAGAGTGGTGGAACGATGATGTGGAACAAGTTTACAAGAATTTTCTAGCCGAAGGACGCGATCCCAAAGTTTCTGATGCTTTCGTCATGAATGGCCAACCTGGCGACCTATATCCATGCTCAAAACAAG ATACATTCAAGTTGAGTGTGGAGGCGGGCAAGACTTACCTGATCAGAATGGTTAATGCAATGATGGACTACATCATGTACTTCAAGATCCACAACCACAACATCACCGTCGTCGGCATGGACGGCACCTACACGAAGCCGCTGAACACCGATCACGTCGCCATTGCCCCCGGCCAGACCATGGATTTCCTTCTCGAAGCCAACCAGCCGCCCAGCCGTTATTACATGGCCGGCGTCGTACACGCCTCCGGAGCGGATTACGTCCCCACCACCGGAATCCTCGACTACCTCGGTAACTACACCCCGCCTTCGTCGTCGCCCGTCCTTCCATCTTTCCCAGACTTCAGTGGCAGCTGGGCATCGACCCATTTCAGCAAGAGGCTCAGAAGCCTGGCCAACGACAACTACCGCATCCAAGTTCCCAAGAACATCACACGCAGCCTCTTCTTCGTTCTCTCGATCAATCTGTGGCCATGTCTCACGAATTCGTGCGTGCAGAGCGAGAGGCTGCTGGCGAGCATTAACAACGTGTCGATGCTGATGCCGCAAACCGGCAACATTCTCGAGGCTTATTACAAAGGGGTCAGAGGAGTTTTCACGCCCGATTTCCCGGCGCAGCCGGCGAGAGTATTCGACTTCACGCATGGTGATTTTCCGCAGAGTGAGTCGCACCCCCGATTCGGAACGGCTGTGTACGTGTTGGAGTATAACGCGGAAGTTGAGATCGTGCTTCAAGGCACCAACCTCGGCGAGGGAATCGATCATCCCATACATTTACATGGATACACCGTCTACGTCGTCGGAACCGGATTCGGGAACTTCGACCCAACCAGGGATCCGGAAAACTATAATCTCGTTGACCCGCCGTTGATGGACACCTTTGCCGTTCCAAGAAATGGATGGGCCGTTATCAGATTCAAGGCTAACAATCCCG GAGTGTGGTACATGCACTGCCATTTCGAGCGGCATCTGAGCTGGGGAATGAAGATGGTGTTCATCGTTAAGGACGGGGAAGGCCCCAATGAGAAGatgctgccgccgccgccagaTATGCCGCCCTGTGATGAGCCCCCTCCTCAAGCATTAGTATTTAGGATTTGA